A window of the Callospermophilus lateralis isolate mCalLat2 chromosome 7, mCalLat2.hap1, whole genome shotgun sequence genome harbors these coding sequences:
- the Rbp7 gene encoding retinoid-binding protein 7 — translation MPADLSGTWNLLSSDNFEGYMLALGIDFATRKIAKLLKPQKVIEQNGDSFAIHTYSSLRNYLVKFKVGEEFDEDNKGLDNRKCKSLVTWDHDRLTCVQNGEKKNRGWTHWIEGDKLHLEMFCEGQVCKQTFQRA, via the exons ATGCCAGCTGACCTGAGTGGCACCTGGAACCTGCTCAGCAGCGACAACTTCGAGGGCTACATGCTGGCCCTAG GTATTGACTTTGCCACTCGTAAGATAGCCAAATTGCTAAAGCCACAGAAAGTGATCGAACAAAATGGGGATTCCTTTGCCATCCACACATACAGTAGCCTAAGGAACTACCTCGTTAAATTCAAAGTTGGAGAAGAATTTGATGAAGATAACAAAGGACTGGATAACAGAAAATGCAAG AGCTTGGTTACCTGGGATCATGACAGACTCACTTGTGTACAGAATGGGGAGAAGAAGAACAGAGGTTGGACCCATTGGATCGAAGGAGACAAGCTCCACCTG GAAATGTTCTGTGAAGGTCAAGTGTGTAAACAGACTTTCCAGAGAGCCTGA